The window CTCCACTTCGATCACCAGACCGGAGGCTGCGACCGAACTAGCGGTAAGTGTCGCGAAAAGCGCGCTTGCGACGAACTTACGCATCTGCGGCAACCTTGACGCTGATCATACGGTCGGGATTGGCTGGTGGCTCGCCTTTGGCGATGGCATCTACATGCTCCATGCCGGAAATAACCTGACCATAAACGGTGTACTGACCGTTCAGAAAGTCATTGTCTTTGAAGTTGATGAAGAACTGGCTGTTGGCCGAGTTCGGGTTAGCAGAGCGTGCAGCACCCAAGGAGCCGCGTGCGTGCGGGATCTTTGAGAATTCTGCCGGCACGTCCGGGTGCTCGGACCCGCCGGTGCCTGCGGCACGCGGGTTGTAGTCTTTTTCCATGTTGGCGTGCTGTACGTCGCCGGTCTGGGCCATAAAGCCGTCAATGACGCGGTGGAACGCCACGTTGTCATAGGCACCGGCGCGCGCCAACGTTTTCATACGCTCGACATGCTGGGGTGCTACATCGGGCAGCAACTGGATGGTGACGGTGCCACCTTTGAGTTCCATCAGGATTGTATTTTCTGGGTCTTTGATATCGGCCATGGGGCGCTCCTTCATAAATCTTTCCCGTTACCTAAGCCGCAGAGGCACAATTGCCAAGTCAGTGCATTGACCCTCGGCAAGATAACGGCAAAACAACAGTAACTTTGCGCGCAGACAACAAGGGATCGATACTCATGAGCTGGAAAACACTGGATGACATGGACCTTCACGGCAAACGGGTTCTGGTGCGCGTCGACATCAATGTTCCTGTTGAGCGGGGCAAAGTAACCGACGCCACACGTATCGAGCGGATTGTGCCCACAGTGCATGACATCCTGGCCAAAGGCGGCACACCGATCCTTCTGGCGCATTTCGGACGCCCCAAGGGCAAGGTCAATCTTGAGATGAGCCTGCGGCAGGTGCTTCCTGCCCTGCGCCATGCGCTGATGCGGTCGGTCGCATTCGTTGAAACTCTGGACGCAGCAGAGCATCTAACAGCAGAAGCTACCGCAGCCGATGTTGTGCTGATCGAAAACATCCGCTTTCACAAAGGCGAAGAAGCCAACGATCCGGAGTTTTCCGCGCGGCTGGCCCGATTGGGAGATGTTTATTGCAACGATGCTTTCTCGGCTGCGCACCGCGCCCACGCGTCGACCGAAGGCGTTGCGCGCCACCTGCCCTCTTGCGCCGGCCGCTTGATGCAGGCGGAACTTTCCGCGCTTGAGGCTGCATTGTCCAAGCCGGAGCGCCCCGTAGGAGCCGTTGTTGGCGGTGCGAAAGTATCTACCAAGATCGCGCTGCTGGAAAATCTGGTGAACCGCCTTGATCTGTTGGTGATTGGCGGGGGCATGGCAAACACCTTTCTGGCCGCCCAAGGGGCCAATTTGGGCGCGTCGCTGAGCGAGCCGGACTATTTCGATACCGCGCGTGATATCATGGCGCAGGCTGGCAAGGCCGGGTGTCGCGTCTTGCTGCCTGTGGACGGTTTGGTTGCGCGCGAATTCAAAGCAGGTGCCGCGCATGAAGTGGCCCTTCTAGGCCCTGACACGGCATTGGAGGCTGACCAGATGGTACTGGATGCGGGCCCCGAAACGATTGAACAGGTCCGTCTCGCGTTCGAAGGCCTTAAAACATTGATCTGGAACGGCCCAATGGGCGCGTTCGAGATTGCGCCCTTTGACACGGCAACCGTTGCCGCAGCACAGGTCGCGGCAGAACAGACACGCGCAGGCACATTGATTTCAGTGGCGGGCGGCGGTGACACGGTTGCTGCCCTGAATCAGGCCGGTGTGGCAGATGATTTCACCTATATCTCGACAGCAGGCGGCGCCTTTCTGGAGTGGATGGAAGGCAAAACCCTGCCCGGAGTTGCCGCGCTGGGTGGCTAAACGAATACCCCGTTTCACCGCTGTTGCGAGGATAGGCATAGCGGCCACAGTCGGGCGGAATTCAGCAAACCGGCGTCGCTGGAGCGAATCAGGGGATTCCCTTTTCGAATCACCTATGGCATAGTCAAAAAACCGCCCGACAAGAGGCGGCGATGATCGGCAGCAATCGACAGGCACCCAGACACATGAGCAAACCCGCTTTTGGCCCAATCCTATATTTCGCGATCGCTTTTGCGCTAAGCCTGTATTTCATGTTTGCCGCTGTGCAGGGTGACTTCGGCCTGTTCCGTCGCGCCGAAATTCTGGCCGAGGCAGACACCATGCGCGCACAGCTTGCGCAGGTTCGTGCCGAAGTGGCACAAATGGATAACCTGACGCAGCGCCTGTCGGATGATTACCTTGATCTGGACCTGCTGGACGAACGTGCGCGCACGGTCCTTGGCATGGTGCGCGCAGACGAAATTGTCATCCGTTAATCAGCTCTGCCCCAACAACATGGCTCTGTTGCGCAAAGCCCTCTCGCCAAGCGCGTTCGAATCCTTTATGATATAGTTTAACGTTAAACTATATTCGGCAATTTCGATCAGCGCCGACGGGAGGACTGCCATATGGCTGCCAAAAAGCCGAGTTCCAAAACGACTTCATCCAACGTTTCACCGGAAGAGCTTAAAGCGTATTATCGCGACATGCTTTTGATCCGCCGCTTTGAGGAAAAAGCGGGCCAGCTATACGGCATGGGTCTGATCGGTGGCTTCTGTCACCTCTATATCGGGCAAGAAGCGGTTGTTGTGGGTCTGGAGGCCGCAGCCAAAGAAGGTGACAAACGCATCACATCCTACCGCGATCACGGCCATATGCTGGCCTGTGGAATGGACCCCAAAGGCGTCATGGCAGAACTGACCGGCCGCGAAGGCGGGTATTCGAAGGGCAAAGGCGGCTCCATGCACATGTTCTCGAAAGAGAAACATTTCTATGGCGGTCACGGTATCGTTGCAGCGCAAGTGCCGCTTGGCGCAGGTCTTGCTTTTTCCGACAAATACAAAGGCAATGACAATGTCACCTTCACCTACTTTGGTGATGGCGCCGCGAACCAGGGTCAGGTCTATGAAGCCTACAACATGGCCGAAATCTGGAACCTGCCGGTCGTTTTCGTGATCGAGAACAACCAATACGCCATGGGCACCTCTACCAAACGCTCCACCCACTCCCCTTCTTATTGGGAACGCGGTGCTGCGTATGGCATCAAGGGTGAAGAAGTGGACGGTATGGATGTACTGGCGGTCAAAGAAGCCGGTGAGAAGGCTGTTGAAGTCTGCCGCGCAGGCAAAGGCCCCTATATCCTTGAGATCAAGACATACCGCTACCGCGGCCACTCAATGTCCGATCCGGCCAAATACCGCACCCGTGAAGAAGTTCAAAAGATGCGCGATGAACGTGATCCGATTGAAGCGGTGCGCAGCATGCTGCTGACAGGCAAACACGCCAGCGAGGATGACCTCAAAGCGATCGACAAAGAAATCAAAGCCATCGTGAACGAAAGTGCCGAGTTCGCCAAGGACAGCCCGGAGCCGCATCTTGATGAGCTTTGGACAGATATTTACGCAGAGCTGGAGGCTTAACCCATGGCAACCGAAATTCTTATGCCCGCCCTCAGCCCTACAATGGAAGAAGGCACATTGGCCAAATGGATGGTGAAGGAAGGCGATACCGTGTCGTCCGGTGACATCATGGCCGAAATCGAAACCGACAAGGCCACGATGGAATTCGAGGCCGTGGACGAAGGTGTTATCGGCAAGATCCTGATCGAAGAAGGTACCGAAGGCGTGAAGGTCAACACCGCCATCGCGATCCTTCTGGAAGAAGGCGAAGACGCCTCTGCCATGGACAATGCCAAATCCGAGCCTGCCAGCGCGCCCGTCCCTGCTGACAAAGAACAGTCGTCAGAGACAGCCCCCGCAGCCGCCATGTCCCACCCCGAGCCCGAGGTGGACACCTCACCTGACTGGCCCGAAGGCACCACGCTTAAGAAGCAGACAGTGCGCGAAGCCTTGCGGGACGGCATGGCTGAAGAAATGCGCCGCGACGAGACCGTTTTCGTCATGGGCGAAGAAGTGGCCGAATATCAGGGCGCTTATAAAATCACCCAAGGGATGCTGGATGAATTCGGCTCCAAGCGGGTGATTGATACGCCTATCACGGAACATGGTTTTGCCGGTATCGGTGTCGGCGCTGCCTTTGGCGGCCTTAAGCCCATCGTCGAATTTATGACCTTCAACTTCGCCATGCAGGCGATGGACCAGATCATCAACTCCGCGGCCAAAACGCTGTACATGTCCGGCGGTCAGATGGGCGCGCCTATGGTGTTCCGTGGACCAAACGGTGCCGCAGCGCGCGTGGGTGCCCAGCACTCTCAGGACTATGCCGCATGGTTTATGCAGGTTCCCGGCCTCAAGGTTGCGATGCCCTATGCAGCGTCCGACTATAAGGGCCTGATGAAGACAGCCATTCGCGATCCCAACCCGGTGATCTTCCTTGAGAATGAGATCCTTTACGGCCGCACCTTCGATGTACCCGATCTGGATGATTACACCGTGCCTTTCGGCAAAGCCCGCATCTGGCGCGAAGGCGACGATGTCACCATCGTGAGCTTTGGCATCGGCATGACCTACGCACTGGAAGCCGCCGACAAATTGGCCGAAGAGGGCATCATGGCCGAGGTCATCGATCTGCGCACGCTGCGCCCGATGGATACGCCCGCGATCATCAAATCCGTGATGAAGACCAATCGTCTGGTCACGGTTGAAGAAGGCTGGCCGCAAGGTTCTGTCGGGAACTACATCAGCTCAGTCGTGATGCAGGAGGCGTTTGATTATCTGGACGCCCCGGTGATCAACTGCACAGGCAAGGATGTCCCGATGCCCTATGCGGCGAACCTTGAAAAACACGCGCTTGTCACCACCGCCGAGGTGATTGAAGCTGTGAAAAAAGTAACATACAAATAAGGAGCGGACACGATGCCAACAGAAATCCTCATGCCCGCCCTCTCACCCACCATGGAAGAAGGCACGCTGGCCAAGTGGCTCGTCAAAGAAGGCGACACAGTCTCCTCCGGTGACGTGATGTGCGAGATCGAAACAGACAAAGCGACGATGGAATTCGAAGCCGTCGACGAAGGCGTGATCGGTAAGATCCTGATCGAAGAAGGCACAGAAGGTGTGAAGGTTAATACCGCCATCGCCGTGCTGCTCGAAGAAGGTGAAAGCGCTGATGACATCACAGATACGCCCGCACCAAAGGCGGACACATCAAGCAATGCCGCGCCAGCCGAAGCCTCTGACGCAACAGCACCGGCCAAAGGCCATGGTCGCGGCGAAACCGATGCCACAAAAGCCCCCGCCGCTGGCGCAAAATCAGATGGCAGTCGCATCTTCGCCTCTCCTCTTGCGCGCCGTATTGCTGCGCAAAAGGGTCTGGATTTGGCAGATATCAAAGGCTCCGGCCCCCACGGACGGATTGTAAAAGCAGACGTCGAAGGCCTGTCAAAAACAGACGCTCCAAAGGCGGCAGCACCTTCCACACCGGACAAAGCAGCTGCACCTGCGGCATCTATGCCAACGGGCCCCTCCAGCGATGCTATCGCCAAAATGTACGAAGGCCGCGAGTACGAGGAAATCACCCTCAACGGTATGCGCAAGACAATTGCAGCACGCCTGACCGAGGCAAAGCAAACAGTGCCGCATTTCTATCTGCGCCGCGATATCCAGCTTGATGCGCTAATGGCCTTCCGCGCCCAACTCAACAAACAGCTTGAACCGCGTGGCGTTAAGCTATCGGTCAATGACTTCATCATCAAAGCCTGCGCCCTTGCGCTGCAACAGGTACCAGACGCCAACGCCGTCTGGGCCGGTGACAAAGTATTCAAACTCAAGCCATCCGATGTTGCCGTTGCCGTCGCGATTGAGGGCGGGCTGTTCACCCCTGTTCTCAAAGACGCCGAGATGAAATCCCTGTCAGCGCTCAGCGCAGAGATGAAAGACCTTGCAGGACGTGCACGTGATCGCAAGCTTGCGCCGCATGAATATCAGGGCGGCAGCTTTGCCATCTCTAATCTGGGTATGTTCGGCATCGATAACTTCGACGCGGTTATCAACCCGCCCCACGGTGCTATTCTTGCTGTGGGCGCTGGCGTGAAAAAGCCAGTTGTTGGCGCTGACGGGGAGCTTGGAATCGCAACAGTGATGTCCGTCACCCTGTCCGTCGATCACCGGGTTATTGATGGCGCTCTGGGCGCCCAGTTGCTCGCAGCCATCAAAGAAAATCTTGAAGCGCCCATGACGATGCTCGCCTGATATTTCTTTTGGCGATAAATATCCTGGGGAGTTTGAGGGGCTAGCCCCTTAACCCATCCTTCTAAAAAACGTTTAACATCAAAAAAGGCCGGAGCATCGCTCCGGCCTTTTTCAATACGGCAACTATCCTAATCGCTATTCTTCCCAGGGTCCAAGCATGTGGTTCATAGAAATAGAAGGTTGTTCACAGCCAGCTTCACCTACAATGCGTGCTGGAATTCCGGCGACAGTCTTGCAGGGGGGAACATCTTCCAGCACCACAGAACCTGCAGCGATGCGGCTGCAATGGCCGATCTTGATATTGCCCAACACTTTGGCCCCTGCCCCGATTAGCACGCCATCTTCGATCTTCGGATGGCGATCTTCTTCTTCCTTACCAGTCCCACCCAGCGTCACAGAATGCAGCATCGACACATTGTCGCCGACAACAGCCGTCTCACCGATCACGACAGAATGAGCATGGTCGATCATAATCCCCTTACCCATGCGCGCGCCGGGGTGGATATCCACGCCAAAAATCTCGGAAACACGCATCTGGAAAAAATAGGCCAGATCACGTTGGCCGCGCGCCCATAGAAAATGGCTTACGCGATAGGCTTGCACAGCCTGATAGCCCTTGAAGTAAAGGATCGGCTGCAAAAGCCGGTGACACGCCGGATCACGTTCATAGATTGCCACCAGATCGGCGCGGGCGGCTTCTACCAAACCAGGTTCATCTGCATAAGCTTGGTCCACGATTTCGCGCACCACCATCATCGACATCTCGTTTGAAGAAAGCTTGGCGGCAATCCGATAAGATAAAGCCTTCTCGATCGAAGTATGATGCAGAATCGTCGCATGCACAAAACCACCAATCAGCGGTTCATCCGCGGCCGCCTTTTGCGCATCAAGTTTGATCTGATCCCAGACAGGATCAACAGAGGCGATTTTACTACGAGGACTTGCCATAACGTGGCTCCTTTATCTCGGCGTGTTTCCCTATTTACCACAAATCGGGCCGCTGCAAAGACGTAGCATGATCAAGTCAGGGTGAATTTCCCGCGCCGACGGGCCAAAGCAGTCAAAACAACAGCCATCGAAAGACAGTAATCCGGCGGCTGTTTAAGGGGACCATGGTGCTTTAGATGGGCCAGTGCCGCCGCGCGCAGGCTGCCGTCCCCCCATGCGGGATGCAATCTATGCAGGCGTTTGACGTACTTATCGGCAACATGTGCATGCCAGAGCAGCTGTTGGCTCAGGGCCGCACCCGCGCCCATGTGAACTGTCTGCACCGCGCGCGCCGCGTGGTGCAGATCACTCAAGCCAACCTTCCTCACAATCCGGTGATCTCTGTCCGCGAAAACAATCCCGGGCCATAGGCGGATGAGACCTGAGCCACTTCGATCGCAAACGGAGCCTGCACCTCATCTGCGGCTTGCGCGGCGGCGCTGTATTCAAACACCGGCGCTTGAACTACGACCTCTCTTAAGATGTTTTCCTCTTTCACAATGCGCAGCAGATAGGATTCACCTTCTTCACCCAAGGGCACCTCAAGAGGTTCCCAAGCGTCCCCGTCAATTCGTGTCCGCCTTACCCAACTAATTGACAGTGCACCGTCCGGCTGCGGTCGCGTGCGCAAATGTACAGGCGCGTACGGGCGCAGACCATTACCGTCAAAAGCGCGGCTGAGCTGGCGGAACGAGGGATCATCCACGGGTCTTTGGGCTGGTCCGATCCGGTAATTCTGCAAGACACGGCGCAGATTTCGTCCCATCTCAATCTGCAACGGCACAGAATCTAGCACCACGATTTGCGATCCAGTAGGCCAGACATCCGGCATCAGCCCATCTGAGCCCGCCTGCCCCCGCAGCCTGTTCCGCAATAGATAGGTACGCGGCCCGATCAGCTCAGCATCGGCAAACTGGAACAGCTCCCAATTCCCACTACTACCATCGCCGATCGCGGCCAGATTGGCCCCCGACAGCAGAGCATCTTGGTCTACCGACTCCAGTTGCCCGCTTATCAAACAAACCTCCAACGCGTCGCCGCGATCAATAAGGCCCGGACATGCGCGCAACATAGGTGACCGTGTGCTACCCACCGTGGACCGGATCGGGAGGACCGTATTAAGCTTATAGTTCTGGTCCGTCAGGCTGGAGTAAAGCGCCACGCTCCCCGGCCATGGGTTCGCACTCGCTGCAATATACGGCGCGTGTGGGACTTCATCGCCTGTCAGCAACGGAAGATCCATAAACAGCGGATAGACTGGCACTGGCGCCACGAATTGCTGCAAGCCGATCAGCTCGTCAGACAAGGGGGATGGCTCATAAACCTCAGGGTCAATCCGGACCGCCTCAATCTGCTGATAAGCAGCCTGATCGACCCGATCAATCCGGTACAATGATGGCCCCTCTCCCTGATCACCCGAAAGCTTCACCACATCCCCGGATCGCACGGGCATTTTTGATGGCGGCAAGGCAAATTGAACGCTTTCACGCGCGATGCGCGCCTCATTGAGCCAACGTTCGGCCACCTGACGGCCCTCAGCACGGGTCAGAAGCATTGTGAATTCCGTTGCGGCGACCGCATGGGTCTCCTCATCGGGCAGCACCGCCTCTTCAGAGATAACGTCAAAGCTGGCATCTGCCTGAATAAAGCGAACCCTTACGCGGCCTGAAAGGGATGCATCCGCTTCGCGCACCTGCACGAAAGTCCCGTCCAAATCCGTGCTGACCGCAAATTCGTCAGGGTTAAGCTGCGTCTCTCGTTGGCCATCACGCATCCGAAATGTCAGCACACCGTCCCGTTCGATCGCGTCAAAGCCGTGGCGAACCATCAGCGGCTGCAACGAAGCACGCGCATCGCCAACGTCCGATACGCCATAGCCACGGACCAGCCCGTAAAGACCGCTAGTGTCACAATCACTCACGCCTGCACGGCGGCAGATTTCGCCCACAACCGATGCCAGGCTGCGCGAGGAACTCCGGCCATTCAACCAATGACCGCGCGCGTAGTTGGAGCCATCACTCCAAAGTTCGCGGCTGTTCGGGAAGAACGGAAAAGGCCGCACATCCCACGCCCATACGAAGGCGCGGCTCATGTCGATCATCGGACCTTCATATTCAATTCCTTGCGGGTTGTTTTCCGGTTGGGCCCAATAATCGATCATTGCCCGTAGATACTGCATCTGCATCAGATCATCGCGGCGCCCGTCAGAATAGCGTGGCAAACTGCTTTCCGAAGATTTGAGGTCCAGAAACTTGTTCGGTTGGTTCGTACCCTTATCAATTGCAGCACAGCCGTATTCCGTGAACCAAACGGGCTTTTGTCCCCGTAGCCAAGCTGTCGGCTCATTGCTCCGCACACCGTCAACACGGTCATAATGCAGATTGGCCCACCAGTTCCGGATATCCTTGTAACGATATATCCACGGCTCATCATAGGCACCGTCCGTGATCGGCGTGCGTATCTGGGCATCGCGTTCTTCTATCGACCCGTAGTACCAATCATACCCCTCACCGCCCTCGATGTTGGATTTGAGGTATTCAAGATTATAAATAGCATCCCAGTCTTGCGCATCCTTATGGGCAACGCCCTCTCGCCAATCGGACAGAGGCATATAGTTGTCGATACCGATAAAATCGATTTCGGGGTCTGCCCAAAGGGGGTCCAAGTGGAACAGTCGGTCGCCGGTGCCGTCCTGCGGCTGATAGCCGAAATATTCGCTCCAATCTGCCGCATAGCTGATTTTTGTGTCCGGCCCAACAAGCGTGCGAACCTCTGCTGCCAATGCCCGCAACGCGACAACTGCCGGAAACGTATTCCTGCCGGAGCGGATTTGCGTCAGCCCGCGCATCTCAGAGCTGATGCAGAAAGCGTCTACTCCGCCCGAAGCAGCGCAAAGTGCAGCATAGTGCAATATGAACCGTGACAGGCTCCATTCTTGCGGACCATCGTAGCTGACGGCGCCGTTGTGTACAGTGAAGTCAGATGCTTGTACCGTGCCAAAAAACGCCGCTACTTCGGCTTCGGCAGCGGAGGTTGTGTCTGGCGATCCTTCCCTCCCCGGTGCAACTGACAGAGTGATCCGGCCGCGCCATGGCAATGCAGGCTGCCCCTCCTCGCCCGTATACGGGTTGGGCAATGTGTTGCCCTTAGTTTGGTCCATCAGGATGAACGGATAAAACATCACCGCCTTGTTTGCAGCATTCATCGCTTGAATCGCCTCAACCACAGCGGCGTCCGCAGGCGTGCCGCCATAGATGGGTCGGCCATCAGCGGCCCGGGCGATGACCTGTGCAGCATCACGGGTTAGTCCTGCCACTTGCCACCGCATTTCATCGCCGTCGATCTCGGGGTCCTCGATTTTGGGTTGCACGCGGCATTCACCAGCCCGCAGGTCCGATCCAAACCATGACACAACCAATGATGCCGACTTAAGCTCTGGCAACTCCTCGTCCATCGCTTCCAACGAGGTGGAGAAATCGGTTTTGCCAGAAGGGGAATTGATGTTGGCGCTCCAGCGTGAGTGATTTTCGCCCTCGTATGTCACCGGGGTCGTGGCCAATGCGTATTCGCCCGTGCCAGGTATTAACGCGACACCCTCCACTCCGTAGCTCAGCGCATGGCTGGCATCTGGTGCACCTCGCTGTTCGGGGCGAACTACCTCAAAGCTGAACTGCGGCACACGGTTGCCAAAGCGTTGCAGCGCAAGCGCCTCCATCACCACATACGCCGTTCCTCGATAGGCTGGCACCATCCCCGTGCCTTCTATCGCTTCCATGAGCGGATCAGCTTGTTGGTCTGCACTGCCTTTGTAGACGGTCATGTTCAGATCATCGGGCGCGATTTCTTCGCCGTCAGCCCAAATTCGTCCGACGCGGGTGATCTCCCCCTCACACAGGGCAATCGCCAAATTCACTGAATAGCTGTACTCGGTCGTTTTTGGCTGGGCACTGCCGCCCTTCCCTCCGCCAGTGGTGGAGGTAATCTCTTCAAAATCAGACGCCCAGATTATCTGACCGCCAAGCCGCAGCCGACCATAAAGTTGGGTGATCGGGTCACCTTCCCCAGCATTGGTCAGTCGGAACCTGTCCACCTGCCCCGTCTCCACGGCCTGCGCACCTGTGCCAAGTATTTTCTGGTCCACCACACGGCCTAGCGTCGCCCCGACGGCGCGCCCGATCGCCACCGATGACAACCCCGCAACCGTTCCGCCGATAGAGCCGCCAACAGCCGCTCCTGCCGCTGAAAATAAAATCGTCGCCATTAGATGACCTCCTCGGGAAATTCAAAACAAGCCACCACACGGCGACGCCACGGCGCGCTCAGCGGGCTTTCGACAACACCATGACGTGAATAGGCATGGATAAAACGCGGGGCGCTACCCGCTTGCGATTGGATCCCCAGATGTTTGGCGACAGCGCTTTGCCGCATCCTGAACAGCAGCACATCACCTGCCTCCGCCTGCGACACAGGCTTCGTTTCCAGATGACGCAAGGCCGCTTCCCAAAGCCGCTCTTCTCCCTGCGGCTCCGACCAATCCATTGAATACGCAGGCACTGACTCGGGCTCTTGACCGTAAACCTCCCGCCAGACGCCACGGATCAGCCCCAAGCAATCGCTTCCAGCGCCTCGCGTGGCTGTCTGGTGCACGTAGGGAGTTCCAATCCACTCCCTGGCCGCCTCAATGATGTGCGCGCGGCTCATCTCAGCGATCCGCCGCTATTTACATTCTTGCTGCTCGGTACCGAGACCACCCAATCTTCACCCGGCAAATCAGGGAATCCCTGATAGTTGTCGAAGTTGTTGAACTTGAGGCGGCAGGTCTCTGCACGCTTGTCACAGCCCGCGATAAGACGCACCTGCGTGCCGGCCTCAACCAGTCCTCGCACAGGTTCCCAAAGCTCGATGACTCTGGCATTCCCTTCTACGCGGTCTGATTTGATTGTCCCCCAAAGACCCTGCGCGGGGCCACTTAGAACCTCCAACCGGCCACGCGTGAACCAGTCGGGGTCAAAAGACGAAAAATCCTGCCAGACAAAACGACGGGCGCCGTCCACCGACTGGACGGGCAAAGACTGCGCATAGCTATCCCTTGCGAGGTTAAAGCGGCAATTGCTATCACCCAGAACTGCGGAGCATGGCTTTTGATAGACCCTCCCCAGCGGTCTGTTCAGGCCTTCGGTCAGGCCGCGTAATTCTGCACGAAAACCGCCACCGGCGCGGGTTAGCTCGCCCAGATGGCCTCGGAAATTCAGCCAGTG is drawn from Sulfitobacter sp. S223 and contains these coding sequences:
- a CDS encoding septum formation initiator family protein; the protein is MSKPAFGPILYFAIAFALSLYFMFAAVQGDFGLFRRAEILAEADTMRAQLAQVRAEVAQMDNLTQRLSDDYLDLDLLDERARTVLGMVRADEIVIR
- a CDS encoding pyruvate dehydrogenase complex E1 component subunit beta, which codes for MATEILMPALSPTMEEGTLAKWMVKEGDTVSSGDIMAEIETDKATMEFEAVDEGVIGKILIEEGTEGVKVNTAIAILLEEGEDASAMDNAKSEPASAPVPADKEQSSETAPAAAMSHPEPEVDTSPDWPEGTTLKKQTVREALRDGMAEEMRRDETVFVMGEEVAEYQGAYKITQGMLDEFGSKRVIDTPITEHGFAGIGVGAAFGGLKPIVEFMTFNFAMQAMDQIINSAAKTLYMSGGQMGAPMVFRGPNGAAARVGAQHSQDYAAWFMQVPGLKVAMPYAASDYKGLMKTAIRDPNPVIFLENEILYGRTFDVPDLDDYTVPFGKARIWREGDDVTIVSFGIGMTYALEAADKLAEEGIMAEVIDLRTLRPMDTPAIIKSVMKTNRLVTVEEGWPQGSVGNYISSVVMQEAFDYLDAPVINCTGKDVPMPYAANLEKHALVTTAEVIEAVKKVTYK
- a CDS encoding phosphoglycerate kinase, with the protein product MSWKTLDDMDLHGKRVLVRVDINVPVERGKVTDATRIERIVPTVHDILAKGGTPILLAHFGRPKGKVNLEMSLRQVLPALRHALMRSVAFVETLDAAEHLTAEATAADVVLIENIRFHKGEEANDPEFSARLARLGDVYCNDAFSAAHRAHASTEGVARHLPSCAGRLMQAELSALEAALSKPERPVGAVVGGAKVSTKIALLENLVNRLDLLVIGGGMANTFLAAQGANLGASLSEPDYFDTARDIMAQAGKAGCRVLLPVDGLVAREFKAGAAHEVALLGPDTALEADQMVLDAGPETIEQVRLAFEGLKTLIWNGPMGAFEIAPFDTATVAAAQVAAEQTRAGTLISVAGGGDTVAALNQAGVADDFTYISTAGGAFLEWMEGKTLPGVAALGG
- the cysE gene encoding serine O-acetyltransferase, coding for MASPRSKIASVDPVWDQIKLDAQKAAADEPLIGGFVHATILHHTSIEKALSYRIAAKLSSNEMSMMVVREIVDQAYADEPGLVEAARADLVAIYERDPACHRLLQPILYFKGYQAVQAYRVSHFLWARGQRDLAYFFQMRVSEIFGVDIHPGARMGKGIMIDHAHSVVIGETAVVGDNVSMLHSVTLGGTGKEEEDRHPKIEDGVLIGAGAKVLGNIKIGHCSRIAAGSVVLEDVPPCKTVAGIPARIVGEAGCEQPSISMNHMLGPWEE
- the pdhA gene encoding pyruvate dehydrogenase (acetyl-transferring) E1 component subunit alpha, which encodes MAAKKPSSKTTSSNVSPEELKAYYRDMLLIRRFEEKAGQLYGMGLIGGFCHLYIGQEAVVVGLEAAAKEGDKRITSYRDHGHMLACGMDPKGVMAELTGREGGYSKGKGGSMHMFSKEKHFYGGHGIVAAQVPLGAGLAFSDKYKGNDNVTFTYFGDGAANQGQVYEAYNMAEIWNLPVVFVIENNQYAMGTSTKRSTHSPSYWERGAAYGIKGEEVDGMDVLAVKEAGEKAVEVCRAGKGPYILEIKTYRYRGHSMSDPAKYRTREEVQKMRDERDPIEAVRSMLLTGKHASEDDLKAIDKEIKAIVNESAEFAKDSPEPHLDELWTDIYAELEA
- a CDS encoding peptidylprolyl isomerase, with product MADIKDPENTILMELKGGTVTIQLLPDVAPQHVERMKTLARAGAYDNVAFHRVIDGFMAQTGDVQHANMEKDYNPRAAGTGGSEHPDVPAEFSKIPHARGSLGAARSANPNSANSQFFINFKDNDFLNGQYTVYGQVISGMEHVDAIAKGEPPANPDRMISVKVAADA
- a CDS encoding pyruvate dehydrogenase complex dihydrolipoamide acetyltransferase, encoding MPTEILMPALSPTMEEGTLAKWLVKEGDTVSSGDVMCEIETDKATMEFEAVDEGVIGKILIEEGTEGVKVNTAIAVLLEEGESADDITDTPAPKADTSSNAAPAEASDATAPAKGHGRGETDATKAPAAGAKSDGSRIFASPLARRIAAQKGLDLADIKGSGPHGRIVKADVEGLSKTDAPKAAAPSTPDKAAAPAASMPTGPSSDAIAKMYEGREYEEITLNGMRKTIAARLTEAKQTVPHFYLRRDIQLDALMAFRAQLNKQLEPRGVKLSVNDFIIKACALALQQVPDANAVWAGDKVFKLKPSDVAVAVAIEGGLFTPVLKDAEMKSLSALSAEMKDLAGRARDRKLAPHEYQGGSFAISNLGMFGIDNFDAVINPPHGAILAVGAGVKKPVVGADGELGIATVMSVTLSVDHRVIDGALGAQLLAAIKENLEAPMTMLA